A DNA window from Pseudodesulfovibrio thermohalotolerans contains the following coding sequences:
- the hybA gene encoding hydrogenase 2 operon protein HybA, producing the protein MTISRRGFLGALGVAGAASAAPGNAQAWQSKAPPDPYGCLVDLTRCVGCRKCEQACKEVNDLPEPAVKFDDLTVLDAKRRPDQNVFTVINRYYPGRIDDRDKLAPTFVKVQCMHCQDPACVSACITGALTKKDNGAVHYDVDKCIGCRYCMAACPFEIPAYEYDKPIMPRVRKCTFCYERISKEGGKPGCASICPVEAITFGRRSELLRLAKNRIENDPGKYLNHIYGEHEVGGTSWLYISNVDFEKVGFQKLPTRPMPQTTETIQSSLFSYLWSPLALFGVLGAVMGATARKGDKEGDHDA; encoded by the coding sequence ATGACAATTTCCCGCAGAGGATTTTTGGGAGCGTTGGGGGTCGCGGGGGCGGCCTCGGCGGCGCCCGGAAATGCGCAGGCGTGGCAATCCAAGGCGCCGCCCGATCCATATGGCTGCCTGGTGGATCTGACCCGCTGCGTTGGGTGCCGCAAGTGCGAGCAGGCGTGCAAGGAGGTCAACGACCTGCCCGAGCCCGCCGTGAAGTTCGACGATCTGACCGTGCTCGACGCCAAGAGGCGGCCGGACCAGAACGTTTTCACCGTAATCAACCGCTATTACCCCGGGCGCATCGACGACCGCGACAAGCTGGCTCCGACCTTCGTGAAGGTGCAGTGTATGCACTGCCAGGACCCGGCCTGCGTTTCGGCCTGCATCACCGGGGCGTTGACCAAGAAGGACAACGGGGCCGTGCATTATGACGTCGATAAGTGCATAGGCTGCCGCTACTGCATGGCGGCCTGTCCCTTTGAAATCCCGGCCTATGAGTACGACAAGCCCATCATGCCCCGGGTGCGCAAGTGTACGTTCTGTTATGAGCGCATCTCCAAGGAGGGCGGCAAGCCCGGTTGCGCTTCCATATGCCCGGTGGAGGCGATCACCTTCGGCAGGCGTTCGGAACTGTTGCGCCTGGCGAAAAACCGCATCGAAAACGATCCCGGCAAGTACCTGAACCACATCTACGGAGAGCACGAGGTGGGAGGCACGAGCTGGCTGTACATCTCCAACGTGGACTTTGAGAAGGTCGGCTTCCAGAAGCTGCCGACGCGGCCCATGCCGCAGACCACGGAGACCATCCAAAGCTCGCTGTTCAGCTATTTGTGGTCCCCGCTGGCCCTGTTCGGGGTCCTCGGGGCGGTAATGGGCGCGACTGCGCGCAAGGGAGACAAGGAGGGCGATCATGACGCATAA
- the nrfD gene encoding NrfD/PsrC family molybdoenzyme membrane anchor subunit, with translation MTHKPQPVDRPFWTPGVLVMLVLMIGAGLTLAVRYTYGLAAVTNLNNHYPWGIWIGLDVASGVALAAGGFTTAFLGHILGRHYYESVTRPALLTAALGYTFVALAVFFDIGRSWAIWKPVFFQNHNSALFEVAMCVMVYVSVLWIEFIPVLAERLGSRIKLLAVLNRLLDKTMWVFIILGVVLSCMHQSSLGTLLVIAPTKVSPLWYTPYLPLLFLTSAFAVGYPMVIVETTIATSSLKLESEMNVLSPLSRITILLLGVYMFLKIGDLVVRGAYTTLLDGSAQSNSFLVEVALGVVLPWLMLLFPAVRRSRRLLFTAALLIVSGVMLNRFNVFVVSFKAPYANYPYYPAIGEILVTVGAVATIFFLYRLIVTWFPVLSAQRQEVSQ, from the coding sequence ATGACGCATAAGCCGCAACCCGTGGACCGGCCCTTCTGGACGCCGGGCGTGCTGGTCATGCTGGTCCTGATGATCGGGGCGGGCCTGACCCTGGCGGTCCGCTACACCTACGGCCTGGCCGCCGTGACCAACCTGAACAACCACTACCCGTGGGGCATCTGGATCGGCCTGGACGTGGCCTCGGGCGTCGCCCTGGCCGCGGGCGGTTTCACCACCGCCTTTCTGGGGCACATCCTGGGCCGCCACTACTACGAGTCCGTGACCCGGCCCGCTCTGCTGACCGCCGCGCTGGGCTATACCTTCGTGGCGTTGGCCGTGTTCTTCGATATTGGCCGCTCCTGGGCCATTTGGAAGCCGGTCTTCTTCCAGAACCACAACTCGGCCCTGTTCGAGGTGGCCATGTGCGTCATGGTTTACGTCTCCGTGCTGTGGATCGAGTTCATTCCGGTCCTGGCGGAGCGGCTGGGGAGCAGGATCAAGCTTCTGGCCGTCCTGAACCGACTTCTGGACAAGACCATGTGGGTCTTCATCATCCTTGGGGTGGTGTTGTCCTGTATGCATCAGTCGAGCCTCGGCACCCTGTTGGTCATCGCGCCCACCAAGGTGTCGCCGCTATGGTACACGCCGTATCTGCCGCTGCTCTTCCTGACTTCGGCCTTTGCCGTGGGGTATCCCATGGTTATCGTGGAGACGACCATCGCCACCTCTTCGCTCAAGCTGGAGTCGGAGATGAACGTGCTCTCCCCGTTGTCCAGGATCACCATCCTGCTGCTGGGCGTGTACATGTTCCTGAAGATCGGCGACCTGGTCGTGCGCGGCGCGTACACGACCCTGCTGGACGGCTCGGCCCAGAGCAACTCCTTCCTGGTGGAGGTGGCGCTCGGCGTTGTTCTGCCGTGGCTCATGCTGCTCTTCCCGGCGGTTCGCCGTTCGCGCAGGCTGCTTTTCACGGCAGCGCTGCTCATCGTGTCGGGCGTCATGCTCAATCGATTCAACGTGTTCGTGGTCTCCTTCAAGGCCCCGTATGCAAACTACCCGTACTATCCGGCCATCGGCGAGATACTCGTCACCGTCGGGGCCGTGGCCACGATCTTCTTCCTCTATCGTCTGATCGTGACCTGGTTCCCGGTGCTTTCCGCCCAACGACAGGAGGTGTCGCAATGA
- a CDS encoding efflux RND transporter permease subunit: protein MNPSALFVRRPVMTTLLMTAILVFGIMAYLRLPVSDLPNVDFPTIEVSAQLSGANPETMASSVATPLEKQFSTIAGLDSMTSISSLGSTRVTLQFDLERNIDDAALDVQSAITTALRRLPDDMTSTPSFRKVNPADSPILYLSLSSPTMRLSNVNEFAENFMAQRISMVNGVAQVMVYGSQKYAVRIQLSPEKLSSMELGVDEVAEAVRKGNVNLPVGTVAGPVREYIVRSSGKLMNAEDYKPLVVAWRKGAPVRLSDVADVFDSVEQTRRRNWYNGQPGMVLAIQRQPGTNTVEVVEAVRALLPTFQAQLPAAVNLDVLYDRSESIKESIEDVQFTLLLTVALVITVIFLFLRRLSATIIPSLALPMSIIGTFAVMHLYGFSLNNISLMALTLSVGFVVDDAIVMLENIVRHGEMGKSTMEAVMDGSREIAFTIVSMTISLAAVFLPVLFMGGIVGRLFHEFAVTICASILISGLVSLTLTPMLCSLIIRPRSEEKRRGRIFNLFERGFEGLRNFYSATLDWTIRHHRLTMLASVLVLILTVVLFRAIPKGFLPTEDAGRLMVRTEAEQGVAFDIMKARQQRLMAIVSKDPAVEGYMSVVGGGGPNRGGNSGRLMVDLKPRRERGPIEVVQQRLRAKLAQVPGVRSYVSNPPAIRIGGRSSKGQYQYTLQSPDTEVLFLAAAEMEKRMRDLANVQDVSSDMEFDNPELAIDIDRDKASALGISAYQIEDALSTSFGNRKISSIYAPTDTYDVIMELAPQFQSNPDALAMLSVRSQNGRLIRLETLAKWGLGVGPLSINHSGQLPSATISFNLPPGESLGSAVDAVSELAREVIPASVSTSFQGEAQAFQDSMRGLWVLLAMAILVIYLVLGVLYESFIHPLTILSGLPSAGVGALLTLMLFGLDLNIYGFVGIIMLIGIVKKNAIMMIDFAVEAQREHGLRAAEAIREGALIRFRPIMMTTMAALMGTLPIALGLGAGAEARRPLGLAVVGGLMVSQFLTLYFTPVYFMYLDAAQQWLNRIFGKAEAVRPSSE from the coding sequence ATGAACCCGTCAGCCCTTTTCGTCCGACGCCCGGTCATGACCACACTGCTCATGACCGCCATCCTGGTGTTCGGCATCATGGCCTATCTGCGGCTGCCGGTCAGCGACCTGCCCAACGTGGACTTTCCGACCATCGAGGTCTCGGCCCAGCTCTCCGGCGCCAACCCCGAGACCATGGCCTCGTCCGTGGCCACGCCGCTGGAGAAGCAGTTCTCGACCATAGCGGGCCTGGACTCCATGACCTCGATATCCAGCCTGGGCTCCACGCGCGTCACCCTCCAGTTCGACCTGGAGCGGAACATCGACGACGCCGCGCTGGACGTGCAGTCGGCCATCACCACCGCCCTGCGGCGGCTGCCCGACGACATGACCTCCACGCCGAGCTTCCGCAAGGTCAACCCGGCGGACTCGCCGATCCTCTATCTTTCGCTCTCCTCGCCGACCATGCGGCTGTCCAACGTCAACGAGTTCGCCGAGAACTTCATGGCCCAACGCATCTCCATGGTCAACGGCGTGGCCCAGGTCATGGTCTACGGCTCCCAGAAGTACGCGGTGCGCATCCAGCTCTCGCCCGAGAAGCTCTCCTCCATGGAGCTGGGTGTGGACGAGGTGGCCGAGGCCGTGCGCAAGGGCAACGTCAACCTGCCCGTGGGCACCGTGGCCGGTCCGGTGCGCGAGTACATCGTCCGCTCCAGCGGCAAGCTCATGAACGCCGAGGACTACAAGCCGCTGGTGGTGGCCTGGCGCAAGGGCGCGCCCGTGCGCCTGTCCGACGTGGCCGACGTCTTCGACTCCGTGGAGCAGACCAGGCGGCGAAACTGGTACAACGGCCAGCCCGGCATGGTCCTGGCCATCCAGCGCCAGCCCGGCACGAACACCGTGGAGGTGGTCGAGGCCGTGCGCGCCCTGCTGCCCACCTTCCAGGCCCAACTGCCCGCCGCCGTGAACCTCGACGTCCTGTACGACCGTTCCGAGTCCATCAAGGAATCCATCGAGGACGTCCAGTTCACCCTGCTGCTCACCGTGGCGCTGGTCATAACGGTCATCTTCCTTTTCCTGCGCAGGCTGTCGGCCACGATCATCCCGAGCCTGGCCCTGCCCATGTCCATCATCGGCACCTTCGCGGTCATGCACCTCTACGGGTTCAGCCTGAACAACATCTCGCTCATGGCCCTGACCCTGTCGGTGGGCTTCGTGGTCGACGACGCCATCGTCATGCTCGAAAACATCGTCCGCCACGGGGAGATGGGCAAATCCACCATGGAGGCGGTCATGGACGGCTCCAGGGAGATCGCCTTCACCATCGTCTCCATGACCATATCCCTGGCCGCCGTGTTCCTGCCCGTGCTCTTCATGGGCGGCATCGTGGGCCGCCTGTTCCACGAATTCGCGGTGACCATCTGCGCCTCCATCCTGATCTCCGGACTGGTCTCCCTGACTCTGACCCCCATGCTGTGCAGCCTGATAATCCGTCCCCGCTCGGAAGAGAAACGGCGCGGCAGGATCTTCAACCTGTTCGAGCGGGGCTTCGAGGGGCTGCGCAACTTCTACTCGGCCACCCTGGACTGGACCATCCGCCACCACCGGCTGACCATGCTCGCGTCCGTCCTGGTCCTGATCCTTACCGTGGTCCTGTTCCGCGCCATTCCCAAGGGATTCCTGCCCACCGAGGACGCGGGCAGGCTCATGGTCCGGACCGAGGCCGAGCAGGGCGTGGCCTTCGACATAATGAAGGCGCGCCAACAGCGGCTCATGGCCATCGTGAGCAAGGACCCGGCCGTGGAAGGATACATGTCCGTGGTCGGCGGAGGCGGGCCCAACCGGGGCGGCAACTCCGGCAGGCTGATGGTCGACCTCAAGCCCCGCCGCGAACGCGGCCCCATCGAAGTGGTCCAGCAGCGGCTCCGAGCCAAGCTCGCGCAGGTGCCCGGGGTCCGGTCCTACGTGTCCAATCCACCGGCCATCCGCATCGGCGGACGCAGCTCCAAGGGGCAGTACCAGTACACCCTGCAAAGCCCCGACACCGAAGTCCTCTTCCTGGCCGCCGCCGAGATGGAAAAGCGCATGAGGGACCTGGCCAACGTCCAGGACGTCTCCTCGGACATGGAATTCGACAACCCCGAGCTGGCCATCGACATCGACCGCGACAAGGCCTCGGCGCTGGGCATCTCCGCCTACCAGATCGAGGACGCCCTCTCGACATCCTTCGGAAACCGCAAGATTTCCTCCATCTACGCCCCCACCGACACCTACGACGTCATCATGGAGCTGGCCCCGCAATTCCAGAGCAACCCGGACGCCCTGGCCATGCTCTCGGTGCGCTCGCAAAACGGTAGACTCATCCGCCTGGAAACCCTGGCGAAATGGGGCCTCGGCGTGGGGCCGCTGTCCATCAACCACTCGGGCCAACTGCCTTCGGCGACCATCTCCTTCAACCTGCCGCCGGGCGAATCCCTGGGCTCGGCCGTGGACGCCGTCTCCGAGCTGGCGCGCGAGGTGATTCCCGCCTCGGTGTCCACCAGCTTCCAGGGCGAGGCCCAGGCGTTCCAGGACTCCATGCGCGGCCTGTGGGTCCTGCTGGCCATGGCCATCCTGGTCATCTACCTGGTCCTCGGCGTGCTCTACGAGTCCTTCATCCACCCCCTGACCATCCTGTCCGGGCTGCCGTCGGCGGGCGTGGGCGCGCTGCTCACGCTGATGCTCTTCGGGCTCGACCTGAACATCTACGGCTTCGTGGGCATCATCATGCTCATCGGCATCGTCAAGAAGAACGCCATCATGATGATCGACTTCGCGGTGGAAGCCCAACGCGAACACGGGCTGCGCGCGGCCGAGGCCATCCGCGAGGGCGCGCTGATCCGCTTCCGGCCGATCATGATGACCACCATGGCGGCGCTCATGGGCACCCTGCCCATCGCCCTGGGCCTTGGCGCGGGAGCCGAGGCCCGGCGTCCGCTCGGCCTGGCCGTGGTCGGCGGGCTCATGGTCTCCCAGTTCCTGACTCTCTACTTCACCCCGGTCTACTTCATGTACCTGGACGCGGCCCAGCAGTGGCTCAACCGAATCTTCGGCAAGGCGGAAGCGGTGCGTCCCTCCTCCGAATAA
- a CDS encoding Crp/Fnr family transcriptional regulator, translating into MDNFRLLRRIPLFAGLEDEAVRALASRAETNVYEPGERIISQSDETQAFFIVLSGRAKIFRGTPEGKEQTLYLVEAGQPFCFCTAFTDKPYPVNVTALEKSRVASVPSEDMEDLARREPLLLLKIMQTLAGRLLETMNLVESLALHGTQKRIARFLRHSEGCCAARPGEPFTLHISHAEMARIVGTTPETLSRVIQRFKRRRLIEASGRNIRIIDHDGLVDATRND; encoded by the coding sequence ATGGACAACTTCCGGTTATTGCGACGAATTCCCCTTTTTGCGGGGCTTGAGGACGAAGCGGTCCGGGCGTTGGCCAGCCGGGCCGAAACAAACGTCTACGAGCCCGGGGAACGGATCATCAGCCAGTCGGACGAGACCCAGGCCTTCTTCATCGTCCTGTCCGGGCGGGCCAAAATTTTCCGAGGCACCCCGGAAGGCAAGGAGCAGACCCTCTACCTGGTGGAGGCGGGTCAGCCGTTCTGCTTCTGCACGGCCTTTACGGACAAGCCCTACCCCGTGAACGTAACCGCCCTCGAAAAGAGCCGCGTGGCGAGCGTCCCGTCGGAAGACATGGAGGACCTGGCCCGACGCGAGCCCCTCCTGCTGCTCAAGATCATGCAAACCCTGGCGGGCAGGCTGCTGGAAACCATGAACCTCGTGGAATCCCTGGCCCTGCACGGCACGCAGAAGCGAATCGCCCGTTTCCTCCGGCACTCCGAAGGATGTTGCGCCGCCCGGCCCGGCGAGCCCTTTACCCTGCACATCTCCCACGCCGAGATGGCCAGGATCGTCGGCACAACCCCGGAAACCCTGTCGCGCGTCATCCAGCGATTCAAACGCCGGCGGCTTATCGAGGCCTCCGGCCGAAATATCCGCATCATCGACCACGACGGCCTTGTCGACGCCACGCGCAACGATTGA
- a CDS encoding efflux RND transporter periplasmic adaptor subunit produces MPRSLLREFKGNRACRRAVVRPVLTGLLCLLAAGFLAACGNGEKKARRERVVPVTAAAAVREDVPVTLSAVGNVTPLASVEIKSRVGGIIEKQLVRNGQDVEAGDLLFLVDSRSFDLAVKEAQARLDRDRAHLNKAKEDLRRYSKLRDLNVVAQEQYDDTFAEATSLENTIRLNEAALEKARLDRDYASIRAPIPGRVGIVQVNVGNVIKANDDRTLCVINQIRPINISFTLPERYLNEIMERRRQGPMRVRITPSGTNAAPVDADLAAVDNAVDTTTGTIRLLASYPNEDTRFWPGQFARVELTLRTLKDALLLPTGAVMQGMEGPYVYVITTNKDAPSTGTVEARQVTASHIVGKRTVIAAGLESGELVVLDGQVGLSPGAKVSIKNEPGSGKGQGQAPAKDGE; encoded by the coding sequence GTGCCTCGCTCACTTCTTCGTGAATTCAAGGGAAATCGGGCCTGCCGTCGGGCCGTTGTCCGCCCGGTCCTGACCGGGCTGCTCTGCCTGCTCGCGGCGGGCTTTCTCGCTGCCTGCGGAAACGGCGAAAAGAAGGCCAGGCGGGAACGGGTGGTCCCGGTCACGGCTGCGGCCGCAGTGCGCGAGGATGTGCCCGTCACCCTGTCGGCGGTCGGCAACGTCACCCCGCTGGCCTCGGTGGAAATCAAGTCCAGGGTGGGCGGAATCATTGAGAAACAACTGGTCCGCAACGGTCAGGACGTGGAAGCGGGCGACCTGCTCTTCCTGGTGGATTCCCGCTCCTTCGACCTGGCTGTGAAGGAGGCCCAGGCCCGGCTCGACCGAGACCGCGCCCACCTGAACAAGGCCAAGGAGGACCTGCGGCGGTACTCCAAGCTCCGCGACCTGAACGTGGTCGCCCAGGAGCAGTACGACGACACCTTTGCCGAGGCCACATCCCTGGAGAACACCATCCGGCTCAACGAGGCCGCCCTGGAAAAGGCCCGGCTCGACCGCGACTACGCCTCCATCCGGGCCCCCATCCCGGGGAGGGTGGGCATCGTCCAGGTGAACGTGGGCAACGTCATCAAGGCCAACGACGACCGGACCCTGTGCGTCATCAACCAGATCAGGCCCATCAACATTTCCTTCACCCTGCCCGAACGCTACCTGAACGAAATCATGGAACGCCGCAGGCAGGGCCCCATGCGGGTGCGCATCACCCCGTCCGGCACGAACGCCGCGCCCGTGGACGCGGACCTCGCCGCCGTGGACAACGCCGTGGACACGACCACCGGCACCATCCGCCTGCTGGCCTCATACCCCAACGAGGACACCCGCTTCTGGCCCGGCCAATTCGCCCGGGTGGAGCTGACCCTTCGGACCCTCAAGGACGCCCTGCTCCTGCCCACCGGCGCGGTGATGCAGGGCATGGAAGGGCCGTATGTCTACGTCATCACGACAAACAAGGACGCCCCCTCGACCGGCACTGTGGAGGCGAGGCAGGTGACCGCCTCCCACATCGTGGGCAAGCGGACCGTCATCGCCGCCGGGCTCGAATCCGGAGAACTGGTCGTCCTTGACGGCCAGGTGGGCCTGAGCCCCGGGGCAAAGGTGTCCATCAAGAACGAGCCCGGCAGCGGCAAAGGGCAAGGGCAAGCCCCGGCCAAGGACGGCGAGTAA
- a CDS encoding tetrathionate reductase family octaheme c-type cytochrome has protein sequence MMRKILGWLAFAVVAAFLAGAVPSMAATAPGVSAEPPAKSRKDQTPMPEGWSPVDQVKAEAEARKPYQYVEKVLMEDLPLRQQRLRELGIGPKDIKRSYVLLNSPLVETFGRKYGPVRFMHAKHSAALDGDCASCHHYRPADPEASETVACRACHQDAFSEKNPERIGLKAAYHMQCMNCHEEMKRGPVSCEGCHAKRSTDHKELVNLPENPTPQQVTGECLRCHEQAGEDMLDTAHWLWRGPSPYTVEHRRSVMSGKGTTTLNNFUISPISNEARCTSCHAGYGWKDSTFDFTNKNNIDCLVCHDTTGSYKKAPPAAGMPDPKVDMLYVAQRVGPTSRKTCGACHFSGGGGDAVKHADMSAELYWPDRNCDIHMGGYDFSCVECHTTRNHKISGRSTSAPVAEGSRACEDCHTTKPHYGETLLDHHLNKHCEAVACNTCHSPIYSKCAPTKTWWDWSTAGDKKREVGKDKYGKPDYDWKKGDFRWGESVKPEYAWYNGFMKRLLLGDAINPEARGFNPGERLTAAEKDGLVKTNITEPIGSIKDPHSRITPFKIMSGIQPADAKNRYLLLPHLYPYGKEDKTAYWKGADWQAAFKEGMEKAKLPYSGEYIWVATEMYWRIEHEVMPKEHALSCVQCHDSLKGEKTCDRCHQDTRDVKFRELTEKGADFELLRMMGRDVGDLIGKTDYIDFKKLGYKGDPILYGGRFSQLPLGQGPAKD, from the coding sequence ATGATGAGGAAGATACTCGGATGGCTGGCCTTCGCCGTCGTGGCGGCGTTTCTGGCCGGGGCCGTCCCTTCCATGGCCGCCACGGCTCCGGGCGTGTCCGCCGAGCCCCCGGCCAAGTCCCGGAAGGACCAGACGCCCATGCCGGAAGGCTGGTCGCCCGTCGATCAGGTCAAGGCCGAAGCGGAAGCCCGCAAGCCATATCAGTATGTGGAAAAGGTGCTCATGGAGGACCTGCCCCTGCGCCAGCAGCGGTTGCGCGAGTTGGGCATCGGCCCCAAGGACATCAAGCGCAGCTACGTGCTGCTGAACAGCCCGCTGGTGGAGACCTTCGGGCGCAAGTACGGCCCCGTGCGGTTCATGCACGCCAAGCATTCGGCCGCTCTCGACGGCGACTGCGCGTCCTGTCACCATTACCGGCCCGCCGATCCCGAGGCATCGGAGACCGTGGCCTGCCGCGCCTGCCATCAGGACGCGTTTTCGGAGAAGAATCCGGAGCGCATCGGGCTCAAGGCGGCCTACCACATGCAATGCATGAACTGCCATGAGGAGATGAAGCGCGGTCCGGTGAGCTGCGAGGGGTGCCACGCCAAGCGGAGCACGGACCACAAGGAGCTGGTTAATCTCCCGGAGAATCCCACTCCGCAACAGGTGACCGGGGAATGCCTGCGCTGCCACGAGCAGGCGGGCGAGGACATGCTCGACACGGCCCACTGGCTGTGGCGCGGCCCGTCCCCCTACACGGTGGAACACAGACGGAGCGTCATGTCCGGCAAGGGGACCACGACGCTCAACAACTTCTGAATATCCCCCATCAGCAACGAGGCTCGTTGCACATCATGTCATGCGGGATACGGCTGGAAGGACTCCACCTTCGACTTCACCAACAAGAACAACATCGACTGTCTGGTCTGTCACGACACCACGGGCAGCTACAAGAAGGCCCCGCCCGCGGCGGGTATGCCCGACCCCAAGGTGGACATGCTCTACGTTGCGCAGCGCGTCGGCCCCACCAGCAGGAAGACCTGCGGAGCCTGCCACTTCAGCGGCGGCGGTGGCGATGCGGTAAAGCACGCCGACATGTCCGCCGAGCTGTACTGGCCGGACCGCAACTGTGATATCCACATGGGCGGGTACGACTTCTCCTGCGTGGAGTGTCACACGACCCGCAACCACAAGATATCGGGCCGGTCCACATCGGCTCCGGTGGCCGAGGGGTCCCGCGCCTGCGAGGACTGCCACACCACCAAGCCGCATTATGGCGAGACCCTGCTCGACCATCACCTGAACAAGCACTGCGAGGCCGTGGCGTGCAACACCTGCCATTCGCCCATCTACTCCAAGTGCGCCCCCACCAAGACGTGGTGGGACTGGTCCACCGCCGGCGACAAGAAGCGCGAAGTCGGCAAGGACAAGTACGGCAAGCCCGACTATGACTGGAAGAAGGGCGACTTCCGCTGGGGCGAGTCCGTCAAGCCCGAGTACGCCTGGTACAACGGGTTCATGAAGCGGCTGCTGCTCGGTGACGCCATCAATCCCGAGGCCAGAGGCTTCAATCCCGGCGAGCGGCTGACCGCCGCCGAGAAGGACGGGCTGGTGAAGACCAACATCACCGAGCCCATCGGTTCCATCAAGGACCCGCATTCGCGGATCACGCCGTTCAAGATCATGTCCGGCATCCAGCCCGCCGACGCCAAGAATCGGTATCTGCTCCTCCCGCATCTGTATCCGTACGGCAAGGAGGACAAGACCGCCTACTGGAAGGGCGCGGACTGGCAGGCCGCCTTCAAGGAAGGCATGGAAAAGGCCAAGCTTCCGTACAGCGGCGAGTACATATGGGTGGCAACGGAGATGTACTGGCGCATCGAGCACGAGGTCATGCCCAAGGAACACGCGCTCTCCTGCGTTCAGTGCCACGACAGCCTCAAGGGCGAGAAGACCTGTGACCGCTGCCATCAGGACACCCGCGACGTGAAGTTCCGGGAACTGACGGAAAAGGGCGCGGACTTCGAGCTGCTGCGGATGATGGGCCGCGACGTGGGCGATCTGATCGGCAAGACCGATTACATCGACTTCAAGAAGCTCGGCTACAAGGGCGACCCGATCCTCTACGGCGGCCGGTTCAGCCAGTTGCCGCTCGGACAGGGACCCGCCAAGGACTAG